The Cohnella abietis genome has a segment encoding these proteins:
- a CDS encoding histidine kinase N-terminal 7TM domain-containing diguanylate cyclase, protein MILQDSYSFSILVSCIVFLFLFLYAFRYRKSPESIFFMLMVALLSIQAMASLLELHASSLEDKLLWRNIQQIPLYSSPIMLLGMIMSFIGTSSKVVFRRIVILSIIIVTYWILLFADSQLHLIRESVTLEAFGQTERIKIERTNFGFMFLLFHHFMGLWGLGMLLINIRKVPKINRMQHILLMLATLSPYVFTNAGDFIGWKISVSVSMLPTGFLLFYALFMHKFLQVRPLAKEKVLEHMTEGILIVDDQDIIIDANPAALPITERLWGEVKLVGTFLPPLLKGHPSLKVFYEAKEQGEIEVESCGRQHAFRLIPLQVRHKRTGSLLIISDITERKLYENQLIKKAARDGLTQLYNRQHFLDLLDQRMKNSRSVKEPISLLLMDLDDFKKINDRFGHLAGDRVLKCFAQLLEEVIEGTGVAGRIGGEEFAIILPGFNGEAAYEIAERLRLRVQQETVQSADPAYEIAYTISIGVAELLDSDMTLEGWYHEADMCLYASKHNGRNKTTLAGD, encoded by the coding sequence ATGATTTTACAAGACAGCTATTCGTTTTCTATCTTGGTAAGCTGCATTGTTTTTTTGTTTTTATTTCTCTATGCATTTCGCTATCGTAAATCTCCGGAATCAATCTTTTTCATGTTAATGGTAGCCCTGTTGTCCATTCAAGCAATGGCCAGCCTATTAGAGCTTCATGCAAGCAGCTTAGAGGACAAACTGTTATGGCGTAATATACAACAGATTCCTCTATACTCCTCTCCAATTATGCTGCTAGGAATGATCATGTCCTTTATCGGGACTAGCTCTAAGGTTGTCTTCCGACGGATTGTTATTTTAAGTATCATTATAGTGACTTATTGGATCTTGCTGTTCGCAGATTCACAGCTGCACTTAATAAGAGAATCGGTTACTCTAGAGGCTTTCGGGCAGACTGAGCGTATCAAAATAGAACGAACTAATTTCGGCTTTATGTTCCTATTGTTTCACCATTTCATGGGTCTTTGGGGACTTGGGATGCTGTTAATCAATATCAGAAAAGTACCGAAAATCAACAGAATGCAGCACATCTTATTGATGCTGGCTACTCTGTCCCCTTATGTCTTTACTAATGCGGGCGACTTTATCGGTTGGAAGATTAGTGTCTCGGTATCGATGCTGCCGACAGGTTTCCTGCTTTTCTATGCCTTATTCATGCATAAATTTCTGCAAGTCCGTCCACTAGCTAAAGAAAAAGTGCTTGAGCATATGACAGAGGGAATCTTGATAGTTGATGATCAAGATATAATTATCGATGCGAATCCGGCAGCTCTCCCGATCACCGAGCGTTTATGGGGGGAAGTTAAATTGGTAGGTACTTTCCTGCCGCCTCTGCTGAAGGGGCACCCTTCCCTAAAGGTCTTCTATGAAGCTAAGGAACAAGGAGAGATTGAGGTGGAAAGCTGTGGGAGACAGCATGCATTCCGCTTGATTCCGCTTCAAGTGCGTCACAAACGTACCGGTTCTCTTCTAATCATTTCTGATATTACCGAACGTAAATTATATGAGAACCAACTAATAAAAAAAGCAGCAAGGGATGGATTAACACAGCTGTACAATCGGCAACACTTTCTGGATCTCTTGGATCAAAGAATGAAGAATTCCCGTTCAGTCAAAGAGCCCATAAGCTTGCTCCTAATGGATTTAGATGATTTTAAGAAGATTAATGATCGCTTTGGGCACTTGGCAGGTGACCGTGTGCTTAAGTGTTTTGCTCAACTATTGGAGGAAGTAATTGAGGGGACAGGTGTGGCTGGAAGGATTGGCGGTGAAGAATTCGCGATCATCCTCCCGGGATTTAACGGCGAAGCGGCCTACGAAATAGCGGAACGTCTGCGTCTACGCGTGCAACAAGAAACGGTGCAATCAGCTGATCCGGCTTATGAAATCGCCTATACGATCAGTATTGGTGTAGCAGAGCTTTTGGATTCCGATATGACGCTCGAGGGCTGGTATCATGAAGCTGATATGTGTTTGTATGCTTCTAAGCATAACGGGAGAAACAAAACGACTCTCGCGGGTGATTAG